In Halobacteria archaeon AArc-dxtr1, the sequence GAGAGTGCCCTCGACGCCTACGAAGATCGCGGACTGTACACTGAGTACGGCTTTTTCGACTCGATGAGCGTGGTCGACGACGAGATCACCGAGGAGTACCTGATTTTAGATCAGTCGATGTCGCTCGTCGCCATCGCGAACTTCCTGACTGACGGGGGCGTCCGCGAAGCGTTTCGCGCCCATCCAATAGGAGAAGAGCCTGAAGAGCTGCTCGAACTCGAATCGTTCGGGATCTAACGGATAATTCGTTCGCGTAGCGCGCGCCGTCTTCGCCCGTTAGGCGTCGAAGAGTTCCCCGATCTCGGCCTCGCCGAGGGGTCGGTCGTAGAGACGGACGTCGGCGAACTGTCCGGTGTAGTGATCCCAGGTGTCCTCACCGTCGACGCCCGCGCCGATTCCGATTTCGAAGTCGGAGCTGTCGGACTCACCGCCGGCTTCGATCTCGTCTTCGAGCTCGCCGTCGATGAAGATTTGCGAGACATCGTCGGCGTCGTGGCGGAAGACCACGTGGTGCCACTCGCCGTCCGTGATGTCCGTCTCGCCCCAGAGCTGATCGTCGAAGTCGGTATCGTCGAACGCGTCCATCCGGAGATTGTTCTCGTCGCCGGTGCCACACCACATCGAGTCCTCCTTGGCGAACAGCGCCGACCAGTCTTGCGTGTCCTCCGTCTGCATCCACAGCGAGACCGTGTACGAACTCGGGTTGAGCGCGTCGTCGCTTTCGATCACGACGACGTCCTCCTCGCTCTCGCCGTCGAAGGCGGCCGCGCCACCAACGGGTGCGTCGAGGCCTGTCTCGACGCCACCCCGAATCTCGCCGTCGTGGCCGTGACCGCTCTGGTCGACGACCGTCCCGTCCTCGACGCTCTCCTCGTCGAACGCCCAGTGGCCGGCGAGTCCGTCGATCTCGTGGGAGACGTCGACACCCCACGTCTCGCCGAGCTGGTTTTCGAGTTCCTCGCGCTGGTCGGTTGGGAGTTCCCAGTCGTAGACCACCGCCTCGCCGATATCGCCGTGGAAGTACGGCGGAGCGTGGCCGTCGTTCGTGTCCTGGCCGATGCTGAACTGGTCGGACGGCGCGACCGGCGGGTTTGCCTCGACCTGATCTTCCAGCGTCAGTAGCTGCCCGTCGAGCCGGAGTTCGGGCTGGTCGGGGGCGTCCTCTGAGATGGTGAGCGTCGCAACGTGGAACTGATCCTCTTCAACCGCCGTATCCGACCAGTACCAGTTGACGCCGCCGTACAGGACGTGGAGGTAGCCCTCCGAATCGGGGCCGCTGCCGCCTTCGTTGTTGACAAAGATACCGTAGCCGTCGCCGTTGTCGTCGCTGCCGTTGTAGAGGAGAGTCTGGCGTTCGGCGGTGACGTCGTGGGTGTTGAACGCGACGGCCATCGTCACGCCCGCCGTCGACTCCGTCGGCACACCCTCGGAGTTGATGTACTCGCCCTCGCCGAAGTCGGTGTTGCCCTCGAATCGGATGGTGGCGTTGCCGTCTGCCCCATCGGCGTGGTAGGTTGGCTGGGCGTCCTCGTCGTCCTGGGTCAGATCGAGGCCCTCGCCGGTGGCGTCGGCCCAGGCGGCGAGCGCGTCGCCGTCGTCGGCGGCGAGCGCGTTCGCATCGTAGTGTCCCGCGACGCCGGACTCCAGGTCCGCCTCACGGATCTCAACGGCGCTCAACTTCGGATTCTCAACGGACGAATCCAGGTCGACGGAGATCTGGTTGTCGGTGACGGTGACCACCGTGCCGGCCGTCGTCGCCGTCGCGAACCCGACGTCGGCGGTAAGGTTGAGCTCCTCGACGACGGTTTGACCGTTGACGAACGCGGAGAACTCTCGCTGCTGTTCGTCTGGGTCGTCAAAGACGACCTCTGCGAAGTGGAGAACCACCTCATAGTCTCCGTTTTCGACCATAAGATCGATCGAGAACTGATCGTCTTGCCAGTACTCGGTCCAATAAAGCGCGTCATGCTCTGTTCCCTCGATATCCTCGCCTTCCTCGTTTATCGCCGGGTTCGGAATCGGATCAAACAGGATCGCGTCGGGCCACCACGCGACGTCCTCGAGATCGTCCTCGTCAAGATCGATTTCGGCCCGCTGTTCTGCCGTGGGGTGGAACTCGAGGTCGTCAATCTCGACACCCTCTTCGAGCAACTCACCGCCACAGTCGAGGCCGAACGGCGCCGAGAGCGGTTCGACGACCGAAACGTCGATCGTCACCGAGACGTCGGCACTCTCGTCGAAGACGCTGTAACTAACGTCAGCAGTCATCTCACTTTCCGCCTCGGCATCTGCCGGAACCGAAACCTCGACGCCGACCTCCTGGCTGTCGCCAGCGCCAAGGTCACCGAAGCTGGCGTCGGCATCGCCTTCGATCTCCCATCCATCGGGGAGCGACAGGTCGATCTCGATGTTCTCGGCTGTGACGTCGTAGGGGTTCTCGAGCGTTCCCGCGACGGTCGCCGTGCTGTCGAAGACGGCCAGGAGGGGGTCGTCGTCGAACGTGAGGAGGGCGTCGGGACTGTCACCGAGTACGGGATCGACGGTGAGTTCGCCCATCGCCTCGTCGTCGTCGGTGACGACGGCGTAGTCATAGTCCCCGGCGGCGAGCTCGTCGGTACCGGCGTCGAACTCGACGGTGTCGCTGTCGCCGCCGTCGAGGTCGAGATCCTGTTCGCCCTCGACGTCGCCGTCGACGTGGAACTCGACGGTCTGTTCGTCGCCGTCCTCGCCGGTGTTCTCGATGGTCGCCTCCACGGCAAGTTCGCTACCGCGCGTGAGACTCGTTTCGGCCGGATCGAGATCAGTTACCTCGAAGCTGGCGGGTTCTGGTTCGTCGCCGTCGTCGTCGCCGTTTGCGTCGTCACCGTTCTCGTCGTCGCTGTCATCTCCCCCGAGACAACCAGCGAGAAGGCCAGTGGCACCAGTTACACCAACACCTTGGAGAAATCGCCGCCGGTGGCTGGCGAGTTCTCGATCACTGCTATCATCTTCGGAACGCTGCATACGAATGCACCTTGAAGTGCACCATCAAATAATTTCGTGTGAATTAATTAGATATTGCATGAATATTATTGGTGGGTCGGAGACAGGTGCGAGCGTTCTCAACTAGGGTACTCTCGAGTGATCGTATTTCAACAGTTCAATTCGAAGCACAACAGTCACCAAAAGCGCCGTTCAGCGTCGATTACCCCTCGCCTTCGGACTGATACGGTTCGCCGACGGCTTCCCGGGGAAGGACGTTGTGTAGCTCGGCTTCGAGGTCAGCCGGCGACTCGAACTCGGAGACGGTCGAGCGCTCGACCAGCGAACCGAGGTTCGCCTCCCCGTCGGCAAGGACGAGCGTCGTCCCCTCGAGTTCGTCGCTGGCTTGGTCGCTCGTGATCGGATAGGAGAGGGCAGCCAGTGTCTCTCGAACGCCGTTCAGTTGGACAGTGTCGGACATACAGTGGAGTAACACTCGCGAGTGGCTTCTACTATGTTGGCTCTCTGTGTGGAAGTCACGATTCGTGATGAGTTGCCGACCGTCTAGCCACTGGGCGGGCAACCGTGGCGCAACGCAAAAGTAGCGGATCCGAGTACGAATTGACAATGACGCTCTCGGAGGAGGTGCGCGACCGCCTGGCCGACGTGGTGGAGCTACAGCCGACGAAAAATGCGGAGCTGCAGGATCGGTGGGGGATGGAAAGTGGCAGCGACGTCCATCGGTACCTCGAAAACGAGCTGGGAGAGTACTACTTTCGCGACGACGATAGCCTGATTCGGGCGACGGCTGAGGCCGCCGATCTCGTCGACGTGGAACCGGGAATCGAAAGCGAGTCCGAGTCGGCTGGCCCGCCCGAACGGATCCGGGTGCCGACACTACAGACACAGATCGTCGACGTCCTCGCCGGTCCCGACGAGCGCTCCGAGAGTGTGGTGTCGGTGTTACACAGCCTCAGGGAGGCGTACGATGTCGATCCAGCGGCCGAGGCGGTTCGCTCTGGCCTGCGAAGCCTCGAGCGAAAAGGCGTCGTCTCTGTCGAGCAGCGGACCGTTCCGACGTTCCGCCTGGCCGTCGACCGGGAGGCGTTCGAGGTCGAGGCTACCGACTGACATTGCGGGAGGGCATTTTCGGGCGTACCTGACGTCCTCACAGTTCTGGACGCCTGCGCCGTCGTCGAGCAGCGAGAAGGCGTTTGACCGATGCACCGGGACCACCCTCGATCGGCCAGCCCTGGCTGCGCCATCCCGGGGGCTCAGGTTCGAACGATGGACAGGAGCCCGAACACTGTGCGGCGGTCGGTACGCAGTCGTTCGCCCGGCACTGTGGGACGGCGCCGTCACGATCGCGGAGGTCGAAGTGCCGACAGTCGGGGCGCATCGTGTCGACGAACGAACGCCACCCTCGTTCGTAGGCGCGCTCTGCGATCCCGAGGCGCGTAGCGGCCTTCGCGTCGGGAGCGACGTACTCGAATCGGGCAGCCGACGCGTCGTACTCGCTACCGTCCGGCCGCTCCGTAATCTGCGTGCCGGGCTCGCCGACGGCGAGTGTCCGAGGAAACCACGTAACCGTTGCCGAGAGGCTGTCGGGATCGAGCGAGAGGATGCCCGCCTCGACGGGGAGATCCTCGAACAACGCGGGGTCGGCCGCGGATGCGTCGGAGACAGCCGCCGACGGAGCCCCCCGCTCCGTGGCGACCCAGACCTCGTCGGCCAGCGCCATCGCTACGTCGTACTCGAGTTGCTCGCCGAGTCGGCGGGCGGCGCTGGCGTCGAGGTCTGGTTTGTTCTCGATCGCGACGATGCGATCGATCCAGTCGGGATACGGCCACTTGCGTCGGATCTCGATCCGGTTTCCTGCGCGACGCGTTTCCACGATTCCGCGATCGTCGGCCTGGTGGATCGCCTCGCGGACGTACCGCCAGGCGTAGCCGGGATCGGGGAGAACGTCGCGGTAGTACCCCCACGAGTCGGGCGCGTGCTGGACGACGTGGAGCAAATCGCTATCGAGGCGCTTCGAGCCGAAGCGCGCGCGTTCGCGGAGTGCAGCCGGGTCACACTCGATGACGATCGTATCCCAACGCCGACGCTTCGTTCCGAGCTGGCGGGCGACGACGGTCGCGACGTCGCGGTCGCTGTCGGGTGGCCAAGAGCGCTCGGCCCAGCGGCAGGTGCGCAACTCGAAGGCGAACTCGGAATCGAAGACGGGGACGGTCACGACTCGTACGTCGCTACCAACTCGAGGGCGAAAACGATTCGCTTCGATGGCAGTTCAGCGACGAAACCGGACTGTTAAGTGGGCGTCCTCCCGAGAACCAGGTACACGCACATGACCTGGATCCGAGCGGTATTCGCCGCCGGGCTCTCGATTATCCTGCCCGGCGCCGGCCACGCCCTCCTGCGCGACTGGGCCCGAGCACTGCTGTTCGGCGGGCTCTTTCTGTCGGCGTTTTACGTCTTCTTACCGACCGGCGAGATCGCCGCCGCAGGCTCGATCACCGAACTGCGCTCGATCGCAGAGGGCGTCGATACGATGAGTCAGTTCGCCCTCTCGTTTATCATCCTCTTTGCGACGATCGACGCCGGCTTCCGGGCGTTTGGCTTCGCGCCGAACGGCAACTCCGGGGACGAGGGGCCGAGCTGTCCGAGCTGCGGAAAACCGCTCGACGAGGATCTCGAGTTTTGTCACTGGTGTACGACGCGGCTCGAACCCGAACCCGGTGCTGAGGAAGCCTGACTCACGGCTCCGAGACGACGGTACAGATCTGGGTGAGACGACGCCGCAGAAAACGACGACGGTCGCGACGCCAGCAATAAATCCGCTACTTCTCGATGATGCTCTCCTCGACGGCCTCGCCGAAGTGACGCGCCGTGTCCTCGGTGTACAACTGAAGTTCGTCACCCACTGAGAGATCTGTGACCGCTTTCCGACCCTCGCTCGTCGCGACTTTGATCGTCTCGGCGTTCTGCAAGAGCGTCTCGACGCGGTCGCCGTCTTCGGTCTCGACGGCGACGCGGAACATCGGACGCTTCTCGATCTTGACGCGGCCGACGACGGCCTCGCGGGTCCGTCCGTCGGTATCGACGATCTGGACCTCGTCGCCGCTTTGGAGCTCCGAGAGGTACTTCGTGCCGCCGTCGGGGGTGCGGACGTAGGCGTGGACCGCGCCGGCGTTGACCCGGAACGGGCGGGAAGCGACA encodes:
- a CDS encoding malectin domain-containing carbohydrate-binding protein, which gives rise to MQRSEDDSSDRELASHRRRFLQGVGVTGATGLLAGCLGGDDSDDENGDDANGDDDGDEPEPASFEVTDLDPAETSLTRGSELAVEATIENTGEDGDEQTVEFHVDGDVEGEQDLDLDGGDSDTVEFDAGTDELAAGDYDYAVVTDDDEAMGELTVDPVLGDSPDALLTFDDDPLLAVFDSTATVAGTLENPYDVTAENIEIDLSLPDGWEIEGDADASFGDLGAGDSQEVGVEVSVPADAEAESEMTADVSYSVFDESADVSVTIDVSVVEPLSAPFGLDCGGELLEEGVEIDDLEFHPTAEQRAEIDLDEDDLEDVAWWPDAILFDPIPNPAINEEGEDIEGTEHDALYWTEYWQDDQFSIDLMVENGDYEVVLHFAEVVFDDPDEQQREFSAFVNGQTVVEELNLTADVGFATATTAGTVVTVTDNQISVDLDSSVENPKLSAVEIREADLESGVAGHYDANALAADDGDALAAWADATGEGLDLTQDDEDAQPTYHADGADGNATIRFEGNTDFGEGEYINSEGVPTESTAGVTMAVAFNTHDVTAERQTLLYNGSDDNGDGYGIFVNNEGGSGPDSEGYLHVLYGGVNWYWSDTAVEEDQFHVATLTISEDAPDQPELRLDGQLLTLEDQVEANPPVAPSDQFSIGQDTNDGHAPPYFHGDIGEAVVYDWELPTDQREELENQLGETWGVDVSHEIDGLAGHWAFDEESVEDGTVVDQSGHGHDGEIRGGVETGLDAPVGGAAAFDGESEEDVVVIESDDALNPSSYTVSLWMQTEDTQDWSALFAKEDSMWCGTGDENNLRMDAFDDTDFDDQLWGETDITDGEWHHVVFRHDADDVSQIFIDGELEDEIEAGGESDSSDFEIGIGAGVDGEDTWDHYTGQFADVRLYDRPLGEAEIGELFDA
- a CDS encoding DUF5797 family protein is translated as MTLSEEVRDRLADVVELQPTKNAELQDRWGMESGSDVHRYLENELGEYYFRDDDSLIRATAEAADLVDVEPGIESESESAGPPERIRVPTLQTQIVDVLAGPDERSESVVSVLHSLREAYDVDPAAEAVRSGLRSLERKGVVSVEQRTVPTFRLAVDREAFEVEATD
- a CDS encoding DUF5787 family protein, whose amino-acid sequence is MTVPVFDSEFAFELRTCRWAERSWPPDSDRDVATVVARQLGTKRRRWDTIVIECDPAALRERARFGSKRLDSDLLHVVQHAPDSWGYYRDVLPDPGYAWRYVREAIHQADDRGIVETRRAGNRIEIRRKWPYPDWIDRIVAIENKPDLDASAARRLGEQLEYDVAMALADEVWVATERGAPSAAVSDASAADPALFEDLPVEAGILSLDPDSLSATVTWFPRTLAVGEPGTQITERPDGSEYDASAARFEYVAPDAKAATRLGIAERAYERGWRSFVDTMRPDCRHFDLRDRDGAVPQCRANDCVPTAAQCSGSCPSFEPEPPGWRSQGWPIEGGPGASVKRLLAARRRRRRPEL
- a CDS encoding zinc ribbon domain-containing protein, with amino-acid sequence MTWIRAVFAAGLSIILPGAGHALLRDWARALLFGGLFLSAFYVFLPTGEIAAAGSITELRSIAEGVDTMSQFALSFIILFATIDAGFRAFGFAPNGNSGDEGPSCPSCGKPLDEDLEFCHWCTTRLEPEPGAEEA